ATTTATTTCACCATCAGGCAGGGAACCATTGTCTTTCTGCTTTGCGGTGGTGATAAATCCAGCCAGTCCAAAGACATTCAAAAAGCCAGGCAAATTATGGAGGATCTATCATGGGTATGACAACCACTAAATGGGATGCCAGCGAATATCTGGACAGCTCGGAAATGATTTGTGAATATTTAAAAGCCACATTGGAAGAAGGGGACACAGATCTGCTGATGGTCGCCATCGGCAATGTGGCAAAGGCCAAAGGAATGACTGAAATTGCACAGAAAGCCGATCTGAACCGGCAAAATCTTTATAAGGCTCTTTCGGGAAATGGCGCACCCAAATTTGATACGGTCGTAAAAGTACTTCAGGCATTTGGTTTGAAATTGACGCTGGCAACGGCGGATGAAACCCTGCCGGCATCGTAAGGGTCGCGATGCACTGAAAAGTGTCGGTGATGCAGCGATCATGGGGCTGTTTTATGGATGGGAGGATAAAATCTGATCCAGATCCAGATGGCATTTTTTGATTTTGTTGTTTAACGTCGTTCGGGTGATATTCAATAATTTTGCCGCCTCTGTCTTGTTGCCGCCGGTCTGTTTCAATGTCTGTATCAGGGCCATGGCTTCAACTTCATCCAGGGATTTGCCCCCCAGTTCCGGCAGGGGATTTTGGAAAACCTCATCCGGCCGGTAGTTTTTCACCACATCCGCCGGCAGATCTTTTTCTGAAATATACTGCCCCATGGACAGGATCACGGCTCTTTCAACGGCATTTTCAAGTTCCCTGACATTGCTCGGCCATGGATGCTTCATCAGGGCATCCATGGCCACGGGCGTGAATCCCTTGAACAGTTTCCGGTTTTTTTGTGCGTACCGGGTCAGGAAATGCTGGGCCAGCAGGGGAATGTCGTCTGGCCTCTCCTTTAAAGAGGAGATCCTGATATTGATGACGTTCAGGGGGTGGTGGGGTCTTCGGTCAATATCACCAGCCGAATCCAGGAGCAGGCTCGAAAATGGCAGATTCTGATTTCGGATGCCGTGCTGGACAAAATCGCCGAAGGGGTGGATTTGCAGGTGCAGTCTTCTTTTCCGGCAGACCTGAAAGGGGTGGATCAAGCTATGACATTGCATGTGATCGAACCGGCAAAACCTGTATAAAGCCCCGCCTGATGTGGCTTTTTCTCCCCTTCCCGCTCTGGTATATCCCCCCCGCCGAGCTTATGCCGGGAGCAAATCCTTTGCCCATTCCGGCAAGTGATCTGCTTTTGATTCGTAATTTCCGGCCTTCATCACAATGATCTGTTTGAATGGATTCTCTTTGGAGGAATTGTCCAGGATTCTCGCTTCATCCACTATGGACAATGCTGTTTTTATGTGTTGCAGCGTTCTGGGTATCCGGGAGTGAATCTTATCTATCGGGACACGATGCCCTCCCTCTGAGATACGCTGTTTCACACGGGCTTCGTTCAAACGTGAATCAAATAAATGGATATATACAAGAATGATCGTATAGCCATTGGCTTTAGCCCGGGCAAGAAAATCAATTTTTGAGTCATGGGAAAAAACCGTTTCAAAGCAGAAAGATATGCCCTGAGAGATCAAATCCTCTCTGATTTGACCTGCCAGGGTTGCCGCATGATAGCTGACCACTTCCGGGTTCTCGGAATTCAAATCCCTGGCGATCAGATCGGCATTCACAAACGGGATGCCGTATCCGGCAAGATACAAATGATAAAAAGTTGATTTGCCGGCCCCATTTCCGCCGGCCAGCACCCAGAGCTGTCTTGGATCCGCCATCAGAGTGCCCTGAACTCACCGCGTTCGAATGAACCGGTTTGCCTTTCTCCGGTGACAGAATTGACCCGATCCAAATAACCGGGGTGTTCAGCGCTTGCCTCATAAAATATTGCCGCAGTCGTCACTTTTCCGGCCAAAAGCCCTTTGGTCCGGTCGTTTTCAAGCTGATTGAAGATATCGTCTGAATCAATTGAAATCGATTGAACAGAGGGTGGTCCTTTCAGTTTAATGGTTTTGATGCCTTGCGACACGGCAACGGCATCTGAAATACTTAATTTTGATGAAACCGCTTTGCCCAGTATCGCCCAGTACTCAAGCTGTTTGGTCTTTGACCGGTTCTGAATTCTGGCCTCACGCTCCGCCTGTAACGCCAGATCCCGGTCAATTCTTAAAGATACCGTGGTCATCATCGCCCCCCCTGTTCCTGATTCATTTATCATCATATTGATGCATTCTGCTACAGAATACTATTGATTTCAGGGTGTGTCAATGGAATTGACGTCTCTGCAAAGTTTCTGTCTTTGCAAAATCGGTGATCAGCAGCCGGCTGTTACGTCAGCATGCGCCTCCGCTCCACCCACAAAAGGATCCGGGCGGGTTGAATCAGGGTCAGCAGCCAGGACAGGATTGCAAAGAGATCGGGCCTGGCTCGGACATCGTTCCAATACCATTTGCCGAAAATGGCAGCGTTGCCAAATTCGGCAAATGCCGATTTATTCCGAGGCCTCACAGTTGCACAGGTGGCTGAGGATGCACCGCAGCCACCCGCGACCGACTGATTCTTCCGGGGGAAGCCGGATGAAAAAATCTCGGCCCAGATAAAGATCGTCCTGATTGCCGTACCGGATAAAAAATACCGCGACCATTTTTCACCCCACCCATGGGCGCACAAGGTGCAGCAGACCAAAATGCCCTCATGTTCAAATACTGTGTGAATGACCGGAAAATACATGGTTTCCTGTATTAATATCACAAATTGGGTTGTGTATGATGGGGATGTTTGGTTGATACAGCATGTGGTTGTCGCTGTAACCGAACTAAAATGTAATCAGTACCAGCCAGGGCGAATGTTGACAGCAAAGAAGTAAGAAAATCAAATAAAAATAAGGAGCAAAGCATGAAGAGAAAATCTTTATTGATGAACGTATTGGTTGCAATCGCAGTTTTGGCGGTATCCGGTTTCATTGGGGTCCAAAGCAGTATGGCTGTAGAGGAGCACCACCAATCGGGCGCCGCGGAAAAGATGCCGACTTCAATGGAATCCTCCGGCTCCGGCAAGATGTCGGGTTCTGCATCCGGCGACGGCCCCGGTATGATGGGCATGATGGCCGGACCGGATGACGCGGGCGGTCAGGGGATGATGGGCATGATGGACCAAGGCATGATGCGCATGATGATGTCGCATATGATGGGCGGGCCCGGCGGCATGGGAAAAATGATGGGGAAAATGGGTGCCGGAATGAAAGGTCCTGGCGGCGGTCCCCGCGGGATGGCTCAGATGGCCCGCATGCTGGAGGAGCTGAACCTGACGCCCGAGCAGTGGGACCAGGTGCGCGGCCTGGCACGGGAACGATTGGAGAAAATGGCGGATCTTTGGGCGCAGCGCATGAAACTGCAAATCGAGCTGGCTGGCCTGCGCTGGGACCAACAGGTCAACCCCCAGCAAGTAAAAGAAGCGTTTGTTAAGGAAGCTGAAGCCAAGGCCGAGATGTTTCTGACGAGTTTGGATTACCTTCGCAAACTCAAAGGTGTCCTCAATCAGGAACAACTCAAAAAACTGGATGCTCAGGGATTATAAGCAGCCGCCCTTGCATCGAAAATCCATGGCCTTTAAGAAGGTAAAAGCGCTGTCGGAACGAACAGCGGAGCTGCGCTCCAAATTGGACCGGAAACACGACGAGTATCTGATCCAGTGTCGACAGGCGTTTGGAG
Above is a window of Desulfotignum balticum DSM 7044 DNA encoding:
- a CDS encoding zeta toxin family protein, with the protein product MADPRQLWVLAGGNGAGKSTFYHLYLAGYGIPFVNADLIARDLNSENPEVVSYHAATLAGQIREDLISQGISFCFETVFSHDSKIDFLARAKANGYTIILVYIHLFDSRLNEARVKQRISEGGHRVPIDKIHSRIPRTLQHIKTALSIVDEARILDNSSKENPFKQIIVMKAGNYESKADHLPEWAKDLLPA
- a CDS encoding addiction module antidote protein; translated protein: MGMTTTKWDASEYLDSSEMICEYLKATLEEGDTDLLMVAIGNVAKAKGMTEIAQKADLNRQNLYKALSGNGAPKFDTVVKVLQAFGLKLTLATADETLPAS
- a CDS encoding Spy/CpxP family protein refolding chaperone yields the protein MKRKSLLMNVLVAIAVLAVSGFIGVQSSMAVEEHHQSGAAEKMPTSMESSGSGKMSGSASGDGPGMMGMMAGPDDAGGQGMMGMMDQGMMRMMMSHMMGGPGGMGKMMGKMGAGMKGPGGGPRGMAQMARMLEELNLTPEQWDQVRGLARERLEKMADLWAQRMKLQIELAGLRWDQQVNPQQVKEAFVKEAEAKAEMFLTSLDYLRKLKGVLNQEQLKKLDAQGL
- a CDS encoding helix-turn-helix domain-containing protein, which translates into the protein MQCHSLIHPFQVCRKRRLHLQIHPFGDFVQHGIRNQNLPFSSLLLDSAGDIDRRPHHPLNVINIRISSLKERPDDIPLLAQHFLTRYAQKNRKLFKGFTPVAMDALMKHPWPSNVRELENAVERAVILSMGQYISEKDLPADVVKNYRPDEVFQNPLPELGGKSLDEVEAMALIQTLKQTGGNKTEAAKLLNITRTTLNNKIKKCHLDLDQILSSHP
- a CDS encoding ParD-like family protein; amino-acid sequence: MMINESGTGGAMMTTVSLRIDRDLALQAEREARIQNRSKTKQLEYWAILGKAVSSKLSISDAVAVSQGIKTIKLKGPPSVQSISIDSDDIFNQLENDRTKGLLAGKVTTAAIFYEASAEHPGYLDRVNSVTGERQTGSFERGEFRAL